A genome region from Arachis duranensis cultivar V14167 chromosome 6, aradu.V14167.gnm2.J7QH, whole genome shotgun sequence includes the following:
- the LOC107495468 gene encoding probable indole-3-pyruvate monooxygenase YUCCA10, protein MEQTTVVIVGGGPSGLAISACLKQNSISHIVLEKEDCNVSLWRKHAYDRVNLHLAKEFCELPLMSYPPSCPTFLSKSYFLEYVDRYVERFEISPRYCRTVESAMYDEGEKMWKLEAKARVKEGDMERVVDEVYRAKYVVIATGENSEGYIPNVVGLDTFGGQILHSKHYKNGSIFAFKEVLVVGCGNSGMEIAYDLQISGAKTSVLIRNPVHVVSKELIHQGMRMLKYLPVNIVDSVITFLANIKFGDLSQFGIRRPNKGPFYLKEAAGRSPILDVGTIAKIKDGAIKVIPSHIMRIENNKVIFGNNTEKEFDAIVFATGYKSVANKWLKDNYKYVLNEDGMPKNEFPKHWKGEHGLYCAGLARRGLFGVKFDAEAIADDINRNLH, encoded by the exons ATGGAGCAAACTACAGTGGTAATTGTAGGTGGTGGACCTTCAGGGCTTGCAATATCAGCATGCCTTAAACAAAACTCAATTAGTCACATAGTACTTGAGAAAGAGGATTGCAATGTTTCTCTTTGGAGAAAGCATGCTTATGATAGAGTAAACCTTCATTTGGCCAAAGAGTTTTGTGAATTACCTCTCATGTCTTACCCTCCTTCTTGCCCTACCTTTCTCTCCAAGTCTTATTTTCTCGAATACGTCGACAGATATGTCGAACGTTTCGAGATTAGCCCTCGCTACTGTCGGACAGTGGAGTCGGCCATGTACGACGAGGGCGAAAAGATGTGGAAGCTTGAGGCAAAGGCTAGGGTTAAAGAAGGGGATATGGAGAGGGTGGTTGATGAGGTTTATAGGGCAAAGTATGTTGTGATAGCCACAGGTGAAAATAGTGAAGGATATATTCCAAATGTGGTTGGCTTAGACACTTTTGGTGGACAAATATTGCATTCAAAACACTATAAAAATGGTTCTATATTTGCATTTAAAGAAGTTTTGGTTGTTGGATGCGGTAATTCTGGAATGGAAATTGCATATGATCTTCAAATTTCTGGTGCTAAAACTTCAGTTCTCATTAGAAATCCg GTTCATGTGGTCAGCAAAGAACTAATCCATCAAGGTATGCGCATGCTGAAATATTTGCCGGTAAATATTGTGGACAGTGTGATCACTTTTTTAGCAAACATTAAATTCGGTGATCTCTCTCAATTTGGAATTCGTCGTCCAAATAAGGGACCATTCTATCTGAAGGAAGCTGCTGGTAGGTCTCCAATTCTTGATGTTGGAACCATTGCCAAGATTAAAGACGGTGCAATCaag GTTATCCCTTCTCATATAATGAGAATTGAGAACAACAAAGTGATATTTGGAAACAACACGGAGAAGGAATTTGATGCAATTGTGTTTGCCACTGGTTATAAAAGCGTTGCTAACAAATGGTTGAAG gATAATTACAAGTATGTTCTAAACGAAGATGGAATGCCAAAGAATGAATTTCCAAAGCATTGGAAGGGAGAACATGGATTATACTGTGCTGGACTTGCAAGAAGAGGCTTGTTTGGTGTTAAATTTGATGCTGAAGCTATTGCTGACGACATCAACCGAAATCTTCAttga